The following coding sequences are from one Parabacteroides pacaensis window:
- a CDS encoding RNA-binding S4 domain-containing protein codes for MEEVRIDKWMWATRIFKTRTIASEACKKNRIMVGGTTVKSSRMVKKGDVIQVRKPPVTYSFKVLALTDKRMGAKLVSQFLENITPPDQYEILELNRISGFVNRAKGTGRPTKKDRRELEQFSSPDIIPDNMAGDGFDFDFDFDTDD; via the coding sequence ATGGAAGAAGTCAGGATAGATAAATGGATGTGGGCTACACGTATCTTCAAGACACGCACTATCGCTTCCGAAGCTTGCAAGAAGAACAGAATAATGGTGGGAGGTACGACTGTAAAATCATCACGTATGGTTAAAAAAGGAGATGTAATTCAAGTACGTAAACCTCCGGTTACTTATTCATTCAAAGTACTTGCTTTGACCGATAAACGCATGGGGGCTAAATTGGTATCACAATTCCTCGAAAATATTACGCCTCCCGACCAATATGAAATACTGGAGCTTAATCGTATTTCAGGCTTCGTAAACCGAGCAAAAGGAACCGGCCGTCCTACCAAAAAGGATCGCCGCGAATTAGAACAATTTTCCAGTCCGGATATAATCCCAGACAATATGGCTGGGGATGGTTTCGACTTTGATTTCGATTTCGATACAGATGATTAA
- a CDS encoding DUF417 family protein, with the protein MKTKLNELFIGFLNIAASSQKVGINLIRIAILIIFIWIGGLKFWNYEAEGIVPFVANSPFMSFFYTQKIPDYKNYKLKEGEFDQVKHDWHIKNNTYVFSHGLGILIMSIGILVFLGMFFPKIGLLGAILAIIMTLGTLSFLVTTPEVWVPDLGSGEFGFPLLTGAGRLVIKDTAILAGAIVLLSESAQRILRQIKE; encoded by the coding sequence ATGAAAACAAAATTGAATGAGTTGTTTATTGGTTTTTTGAACATTGCTGCATCTTCGCAAAAGGTAGGGATTAATTTAATCCGTATAGCCATCTTAATTATCTTTATTTGGATTGGAGGTTTGAAATTCTGGAATTACGAAGCAGAAGGAATTGTTCCGTTTGTAGCTAATAGCCCTTTTATGAGTTTTTTCTATACGCAAAAAATTCCGGATTATAAAAATTATAAGCTGAAAGAAGGAGAGTTTGATCAAGTTAAGCATGACTGGCATATAAAAAATAATACGTACGTCTTTTCTCATGGACTAGGAATATTGATTATGAGTATAGGCATTTTAGTATTTCTAGGAATGTTTTTTCCGAAAATAGGTTTATTAGGAGCTATTTTAGCTATCATCATGACATTGGGAACACTTTCTTTTCTTGTTACTACACCGGAAGTATGGGTTCCGGATTTAGGAAGTGGAGAATTTGGATTTCCATTACTTACTGGGGCCGGACGATTGGTAATAAAAGATACTGCTATTTTGGCAGGAGCTATTGTTCTACTTTCAGAGTCGGCACAGAGAATATTGAGACAAATAAAAGAATAG